DNA sequence from the Homalodisca vitripennis isolate AUS2020 unplaced genomic scaffold, UT_GWSS_2.1 ScUCBcl_3079;HRSCAF=8363, whole genome shotgun sequence genome:
tgttaataatgtattacaactatttttcttaatttctcaTAATTGTAGCAAACcctatataattttactatgaattacgaaataatgaatttaattatctGCGAACAAAACATGCACTAACGTATTGCATTACGTATTGTCacctttactttaaaattaccagaaaaattatatatatatatatatatgtatatggacCGACTGTTTTTGTTGAAACTACTTAGAAGTGTAAGCATATATacgattatatatttaaaaaaagtaaatatactacgataaatgttgttttataattctgaaaatgttaaatatccaTTACAAATATACAACTAATTGTGACCAACGttttttcaatgataaaaaagtttttttatgtctCCCTGTATGTATGTGTGTCTGACAGTCTATTTGTCCGTATGTCTTCGcgatatttcaaaaaccatttgacGTATAAACTTGAGATTTTGCATAAATCTTGATATCTATAAAACCAGATTTTAGTTACATTGTGGTGCATGTTAATCCTGGAATTAGGGTAAGAGTTTGGGAATGTGTTTACATGGGTCTTACGGGTAACTATGATGGAAACGGAAcaatatcagaataaattaattagtatgcAAACTGAGTAGaacactaatacatttttaaatgctacatattaacacatgtggTCTACCAACTGAAATACCTTTTGATGATTTTACGTGTGTACTTTTTTCATagactgaaaattaaaataatatttgagtgGAAAGTTAGTAAATTAAAGAAACTTGATTTCAGCACAAACTTAATATGTTATCCCCTCCCTAGcttaccggaacttttattattgcaACGCTCCTTTAAAATCTAAGTCAATGAacaatacatgtaaatatatgatgtggtaaGATATATTGAGAAAGATCTCATCTTTACACTTTCATTTGGAACCATAGGTACATTTTAGgtatatgtaaacataaactagAATTATCCACATCTGTGATTGTCCTACCAAAACATTTGGCTGATCGTCATTGAACCGTATTACTCACAGGCTtacataataactattttttattcaaaaagatgtaaatatatttgtaagtttgtctgtgtttacatatatatatgcatatatatatatgtgtgtaaaaacaaatacatatatatatatatatatatatatatataatttttctggtaattttaaagttatttattttgtctatGAAAAATACATTCATAGTTTTTGTCAAACAAAAAGCTACTAGCTGTAAGAATTTAGTTTCGTATTGTCATTTTTATAATCTCCACACTTTGGAAATCCGTCTGGAACGGGGGGAAACTCTTCATGTTTTCCAACTTTGAATACCACATTCATCCCCAATTCCATGTGAAAATCTATGTGACAGTGAAACAGCCAGTaacctaaaaattacaaaaacagattAATGTTCTCTTAATTTTTAGAtaacatatgtattattttacagctAACAGTAATTTTAACTACTAACTCGATGCCATTTACAAATACGGAAAACCAGTACCaagaatgtaattgtaaaattttaagaaataatatttattatgttattttcttttaatctacTTATTGCAATGAATGTTTTTTTACGATACAACTCTCtgattaatattatcaatatttaatcataaacaaGTTTCTGATTTACAATCCAAGGACTGCATTGGCTGGTCCGAATATTTCTTGGAAGATTAATTTACTTTGTATCAAACTTTCATGTAATCTAGACAGATGCAATGCATGGTAACCAGATGATAAATAGCCCTCGCTACGTTATGCTATCGAATTTTAAGACAGTGGAACACATTTTCAATGACTGTCTTTGGGCCTTTTTTGAGAGGTTTAGCCGGTTTTCACAGCCCGTTGGAACTTGGTCAAATTGGTTTCGtggtatagattttattttttgacgGAAGAATAGTGCGGCTCTATAAGCTTATTTATATGacacataattatgtttttttttaattaagatgtCGTGGGCAGACTTTATCAGAATGCATGCTAAGGTTCATAATTACGGATTATTTATTTTCGAGATGTCTTTTAACATAACACGAAACAGACAAGTTTGAACATAcaaacttacaaatatatttacatctttttgaataaaaaatagttattatgtaAGCCCGTGAGTAATACGTTTCAATGACGATCAGCCAAATGTTTTTGGTAGGACAATCACAGATGTAGATAATTctagtttatgtttacatataaataaaatgtacatatggTTCCAAATGAAAGTGTAAAGATGAAATCTTACTCAatatatcttaccacatgatacatttacatgtaTTGTTCACTgacttagatttttaaaaaagagcTTTGCAATAATAAATGTTCCGGTAAGCTAGGGAGGGGATAACATATTAAGTTTGTGCTGATatcaagtttgtttaatttactaaCTTTCcactctaataatattttaattttcagtctATGAAAAAAGTACACACGTAAAATCATCAAAAGGTATTTCAGTTGGTAGACCACATATGTTAATAtgttgcatttaaaaatgtattagtgttgtactcagtttgcatactaatttatttattctgatattgttCCGTTTCCATCATAGTAACCCGTAAGACCCATGTAAACATATTCCCAAACTCTTACACTAATTCCAGGATTAACATGCACCACAATGTAACTCAAATCTGGTTTTATAGATATCAAGATTTATGCGAAATCTCAAGTTTATACgtcaaatggtttttgaaatatcgCGAAGACATACGGACGGATATACTGTCAGACACACATACATACAGGGagacataaaaaaacttttttatcattgaaaaacGTTGGTCACAATTAGTTGTATATTTGTAatagatatttaacattttcagaattataaaacaacatttatcgtagtatatttactttttttaaatatatatactcgtatatatgctTACACTTCTAAGTAGTTtcaaacaaaaacagaaaatccagtgctcatatttcatttcaatttttgaGTTCTCAGTACCATTCATCAGAAACacactaatttaataatacatcgAAACAGAAACTaaaccaagaattaaaaaaataaccaaaatataatttttaaaaataaatacaatagacAAGATTACGTAGacaatcagctgtatgtagaatgtttgtaaatgtttacatagaactaaaaagtttatataaggagGAAAAGAGAATCATGTAAGGTttaacccatctggttgccttgatttttaATTGATATGCAATTTTAACATTGCTTTAATTTATCAGATTAGTATTTTGATTGGAATTTGCctctaaattgtaaattattttaggccgaagcaattttaaaatgtattttgattgtgttgaaacGCATGATCAGTTATACAATTTGTTTCATACTTTACCATGCAGACGTTCTTACTAATCCGTTTGTATACCACAAGGTAGATTAATTCAATGATGATTCTTACCAGGATTGTTTGCATGAAATCTGATAATCGTGTAACCGCCATCAGGAACTGTTACAGTGTCTTTCAAGGGAGGATTCTCGAGGTTCCTTACAAGCCGCCCTTCTCTGTTCAGCTTCTTGACAAACTCCTCGTCTACACTTTCTCCCAGCCGATCCATTCCTATTACATGGAAGGCATAGCCATGCAAGTGTATAGGGTGGTTGGCGTTGAAAGGTTTTCCTTGAAATTGAACGGGTATACATTTATTAGATGTTGGAGAACACAATCTATAAAATGTCAGTACATAAACTGAGCTGTCAACGTATAGTATAGTCCAACGTATAGTATTAAATCCAAAACTTGCGAGAGGCCAAACCTTTGTAGTAGCGAATTCTCAATTATTTTGTGGGCAAATTACTATTTTGAGACTAGCTATTAATGTAAAACTTGATATATAACTACTCAACAttgaaacatttaacatttaaattgtgcCTTACCTTATTTACTTGCATTAACgttcctttaaattatttattgtcttaTAAATTAAAGCTAATCGCAAATTGTGTTACTAAGCGCGAATCTTGAGAAGGACTTGACCATCTGgaataattctttttgtaaaatattggcCGATATCCTGAGTaaggttttaaaatgaaaaatatgtgtttatactaatgaaaaaataatcCTTTCTATTAAACAATACGTGTAATTAATGAGTAACCTTTATTTACCCTTAGATGTACTATCCGTGCAATTAAAAAGCATCACAGCGAGGAAGTGTACACCTTGAGAGATTTAGTCGAggtaaaaggaattaaaaaacataaaatacacaaCTCTTGAGATATTAACACACACACTGTAAAAAGTAGTCTTGCTATACAATTTAGAACATCTCTATTTTctgctatttttaaattgataagttTTTGCACACTGATTACAATTTTTTGTTGTGACATAAGtagattttaaagaatttttcggAAACAATTAGATGTATCCCGGAAAGCAGCTAACATGAGTATAGTTCAAATCTATTAGTCATAAGaggctttttattaaattaaattgtagttaatgaaataaaaaagaaagaaaatgtaaaGCGTTACATAACAGCTATaatatttgattgtaaaatataaattatagaaatttgaGTACACAATAGATACGATGTAGAGTAATTATatctttgagttttttttattcatttactccTTGTATAAGAAGTAAATAAACGAATATTTATGTGAGGATTGCAAACGAATTTCCCTTTCAACTAAAATGTTCCACCTCTTTATATTATATTGGATTATAATTATACCATGgatgaataaaacataacaatattgtttgtcCATAAGCATTGTGTTACGTTTAAGTCTGCAACGTTAAGAGTTTTATgcattcattataatatttacatttaataattactaattaacCATGCGTATTACATAAAAcgcactaatttattataaaatcgaATTATCTTACAAAAAGAAAATCTGTTGCAaaagtacaatttaaacataaataccTAAACGGTATCGTTTTCCTAAGTTATTGTTATTCAGAAGTTTTCCATGAGAGAAAGAAGCTTTCAATTACGGATCCAAATCCTAGCCGCCTTATTGGTCTTTAACCAGGATAAAGCTAAAGTTTCAGATATCTGCTTTCAGATGTTTCCCTTTAGAATCTTGCACCTTCATGAACCCTTTAACCACTTTCCTGCGGTATTTTTGTTAAACCAGACTTCACACTTCTTGCCTATAtcttagcacaaaataaaaactttgttatcCTTTATCCTTGATAAAAGGTGTAGTTGACACCAACTAAAGAGActgaaatacaattttgatttgCAGGAAAATGGGTGGACTGACTTAAAGGTATTTtgaattaacataatataccATATTACGCTATATTGTATCCGAGAATGTTACGTATTTATcgagttttaaaaattgaataattaaaaaaaaattgatttacagGAAACAAACGTAAATAAACAGAGTGTGAAACTTTGTATTgttgaataaattactataatgttTACCATAATCTAACAGTTGTTTGGTTGGCGAAACACAAACTAGCAGCAGTAGTTATCTATGAAGTAACACTACAATCTAGTGTAGACTACAGTTACTGTTTTCCCGTTTTAAGCTAAGACTAAGTACTATCAACTGATTAAGTAggtatcataaaaatatatgttggaaAGTAGGTTTACCTAAGTCAATTAGGATAAGCTCCACATTGCTGTTAGTGGGCACTTCCATGACGTATAAACACTCGCAGAATGTTGTATTGCAGCCGGTTAGGTTGTGATTTTCACAGAAAATACTGGGATCAACATCACTGTATTGGCTTAACAATGGAGAGTGCGGCATTTTGAACGATACGTGGCTGAATTGAGGTGTAAATGGTTGGAAACTGGGGTCCACTAACACAGATAAAACAAAGGCACAAAGTTACTTAAGACGACATGtggtaataaacttaaaaaacaaattctaCTACTAATTCTTTCGGCCATGTTCTATGAAAGGGACATAGATATTCATTTTGAATAAACCGGATAAAAcgcatattatattattttacactacTGCTTTTCTTTATGCCGCAAAAACTTtctaagtattaaatataaataagacttAGAAAGCTCCGGGCTTATTCCTCGCTAAATTTCAAAATGGGGGTTACTCTATTTGGGCTCAGTGTAAAGCTTCGTGGCCTTATTGATATGTTGGCATCCTTTTAAACATTAACGCTCTAAGCACTAAATGGGTGTTTTGCAATTAACTCATTTTGTGTGTTCTTTGTTATGGTTTATTATAAGGCTTTAACTTGGACTAACTTTAACTTTAGCTTGGAGGAACCTATATTTGGCATTAAAATAGCTTATGGCTCACAGTAAAACATCAATTGTGTTGGTTTTAAAGCTATTTAAAGGTATATTGTTTAATTGGCAGAGTAACATATTGAGGGATTTAGAGCTGTCATGACTGAATGGTTCTGATTGACTAAAAGGTTAGTAACCGAAAGTGAAATATAGGGTATAAAGCACACTACCATAATTTATCTTGCAGTGTAGTATGTACGTTTCCAAACTAACCTTTTGGTGCTTATCTGAATACATACAACTGGcaattatatttttctagaaacaggatttttccagaatAATTTAGCTATACTATAAACAGTACGTTTCAAGAACTAAATCTTATCTCTTCCTTTAAGTGGAGATGACATAAACCATATTTGTTGTGATTCCTCATATGTCCATGTCATTACGGTCTACgatgattttttgtattttaacctaCACGTTTGTTATGATAGTTTTCCAGCTGAGGAAGAGGTTAGATTTCATATCTATAAACGTAGCATTagtgatttaatttataactgaatgtttgatattttgttttcttcataatccatcgaagtttaaaaaatgtgttatggTAAATAAAAACCATCACTATCTATTGTGATATTGGGGAGTAATACCTGCTTAAAATAGCATACAAGTAGTTTCTTTGTGTGTCTGTTTAGCATTTAATTAAACCTGTATGATCCTGCacttatttttttactacttACTACTTCCTTTTACCTTAAGGCAGcaagggaatttttttttatttgatcactagctgacccggcgaacttcgtaccgccttaaagggtccacagcatccacaattggtgcttgaaatgtgcagaataaaagaaaaagaaaaaaataaatcaaattttgtcctatgtaatttttttccttcacaactaatttgaagtttaaatagaaacacaaaataaaaaacacaattcgtaagttatctaaaataatttaaatcgcaataagcagcaaagccacagatacattaatttattaatattgattctctttcttcagtcgagtaccttgtgatatacaacattttttgtcttgttattaggtgcaagaatgaataaagcagatggtttgccgacacgtgaacatgccacatatagttgtccatgagaaaaacatggattttctaaatttagtccacAAACGCTAAAAGATTGGCCTTGTGATTTATTGATCGTCATGGCAAATGCAAGACGAATCGGAAACTGAGttcgtttaaattcaaaaggCATATCGGTAGGAATCATCAGACTCCTTGGAATAAGAACTTCCccacctttaaattttcctttaagaatcgTCGCATGATTCATATTTATCATCAATTCTTTTACAACCAAACGCGTTCCATTGCATAATTTTTGGTTGATTTAGATTGCGAAGCATTATGACTACTGCACCaaccttcaaaagtaaattatggtgtggtaagccgggcacatccaaagagtttaaaaattcagtttgatagttagtggcctcatcttcatttgttacgcaatcaatagatttgaatgtttgcagagtaccataaatttgactctgaattaaaaagttcaagtcatccacatccttgttcttagctgccaagattgctcgctcactcaaccaattgttatttttgtgattagtatTGATATTTGGGAATACATTGCTGATTAGTTCATCTTTTTTTGAGATAAAGGTGCAAAAATTGgatggaaatgaaatcaatccactTTTCTTGGTCTACAGGAACACAACCATTACCAATAGTCAACAActgattagaaaaattttgagCAGATGGATCGTTTAATAATTCAACTCTCATATTAGCAGTCAactgtagtttttttacataactcCACAAATTTGATGATTTTAGGCAAGCGTTTATTTTATCAGCAGCAGTCGATCTAGGAATAACTGGCAGTGTTTGGCGGAAATCACCAGACAGTAAAATTAATGTGCCTCTAAAACATCTTGTCATTGCGCAGATCTTTCAATGTTCTATcaagtgcttccaatgcacgtttatgggccattgtgcattcgtcccagataatGATTTTTGACGCTACTAAAACTTTTGCCATTGCTGAGTTCTTTGATATGTTGCACGTTGGTTGCTCAATGGTTTGAAGATTCAAAGGCAGTTTCAGCGCTGAATGAGCCGTGCGACATCCTTCCAATAATGTGGCTGCTAtcccagaagaagcaactgctaCTGCAATAtcagatcttgcacgaacagtagCCAAAATCAATGACATTAGGAATGTCTTTCCAGTTCCACCGGGGGCATCTAAGAATAATAACCCACCAATTCCA
Encoded proteins:
- the LOC124372393 gene encoding LOW QUALITY PROTEIN: laccase-12-like (The sequence of the model RefSeq protein was modified relative to this genomic sequence to represent the inferred CDS: deleted 1 base in 1 codon), which encodes DSLVSYTGERWDVGLEATRPINNYWMRFTGLQDCADEFAKVHQVAVLHYKGASEREPNNPVGYNIHSKGQIVCAFVLSVLVDPSFQPFTPQFSHVSFKMPHSPLLSQYSDVDPSIFCENHNLTGCNTTFCECLYVMEVPTNSNVELILIDLGKPFNANHPIHLHGYAFHVIGMDRLGESVDEEFVKKLNREGRLVRNLENPPLKDTVTVPDGGYTIIRFHANNPGYWLFHCHIDFHMELGMNVVFKVGKHEEFPPVPDGFPKCGDYKNDNTKLNSYS